In one window of Thermovenabulum gondwanense DNA:
- the larB gene encoding nickel pincer cofactor biosynthesis protein LarB: MEKLKDLLLKVQKGELSVEEAMKFLRDLPYEDLGFAKLDHHRALRRGVPEVIFCQGKTPKQVVRITERMMQKGTNIMGTRASLEIFEEVEKAIPEAVYYPEARIFAVIKEPVPKNKGLIAVVSAGTSDIPVAEEAAVTAELFGNNVERLYDVGVAGIHRLFMNMEVIKRAQVIIVVAGMEGALASVVAGLVDKPVIAVPTSVGYGANFSGLSALLTMLNSCAGGLTVVNIDNGFGAGFAAHQINKLGGQVE; the protein is encoded by the coding sequence TTGGAAAAGCTAAAGGACCTTCTTTTAAAAGTTCAAAAAGGCGAGCTTTCCGTTGAAGAGGCCATGAAGTTTTTAAGAGACCTGCCATACGAGGACCTGGGATTTGCAAAATTGGACCACCACAGGGCTTTGAGAAGGGGAGTGCCCGAAGTCATCTTCTGCCAGGGCAAGACCCCTAAGCAGGTGGTGAGAATTACGGAGCGGATGATGCAAAAGGGCACTAACATAATGGGCACCAGGGCAAGCTTAGAAATTTTTGAAGAAGTGGAAAAAGCGATCCCCGAAGCCGTATACTACCCCGAAGCGAGGATTTTCGCGGTGATAAAGGAGCCGGTACCGAAAAACAAAGGCCTCATCGCCGTAGTCTCCGCCGGGACTTCTGACATCCCCGTGGCGGAAGAAGCGGCGGTGACCGCGGAGCTTTTTGGAAACAATGTGGAAAGGCTTTACGATGTTGGAGTTGCAGGAATTCACAGGCTTTTCATGAATATGGAGGTTATAAAAAGGGCACAGGTGATAATAGTGGTGGCCGGAATGGAAGGCGCCCTTGCCAGTGTGGTGGCGGGGCTGGTGGACAAACCCGTAATAGCTGTGCCCACGAGCGTGGGATACGGTGCAAATTTTTCAGGCCTTTCGGCATTACTCACCATGTTAAACAGTTGCGCCGGAGGCCTCACCGTCGTTAATATAGACAACGGGTTCGGAGCGGGATTTGCAGCCCACCAGATAAACAAATTAGGAGGGCAGGTAGAATGA
- the larE gene encoding ATP-dependent sacrificial sulfur transferase LarE, whose translation MDEKFKKLEEYLINLKKVLIAFSGGVDSTFLLKVCLDVLGKENVLAVTARSSTYPSRELEEAKELAKSLGANHEIIVSEELEVPGFSENPPERCYYCKKELFGKLVKIARERGFNFVLDGSNADDAGDFRPGMKAKDELGVKSPLKEAGLTKAEIRALSQKMGLPTWNKPSFACLASRFPYGERITGEKLDRVGRAEEILRGLGFSQYRVRNHADLARIEVLPEEIERFFERSLREKVVAEFKKLGFVYVSLDLTGYRTGSMNEGLKEEEKALWKS comes from the coding sequence ATGGATGAAAAATTCAAAAAGTTAGAGGAGTATTTAATCAATCTAAAAAAAGTTTTAATTGCCTTTTCGGGGGGCGTAGACAGCACCTTCCTTTTGAAAGTTTGTTTGGACGTGCTCGGGAAAGAGAACGTCCTGGCGGTGACCGCCCGCTCGAGCACCTATCCTTCAAGGGAATTGGAAGAAGCAAAAGAACTTGCAAAAAGTTTAGGGGCAAACCACGAGATTATAGTATCCGAGGAACTGGAGGTGCCCGGATTTTCGGAAAATCCACCCGAGAGGTGCTATTATTGCAAAAAGGAACTGTTCGGTAAGCTCGTAAAAATAGCCCGCGAGAGGGGTTTTAACTTCGTGCTGGATGGCTCAAACGCTGACGATGCCGGGGATTTCAGGCCTGGGATGAAGGCTAAGGATGAGCTTGGTGTAAAAAGCCCGCTGAAGGAGGCGGGGCTTACGAAAGCCGAGATCAGGGCGCTATCCCAAAAAATGGGACTTCCCACGTGGAACAAGCCATCGTTTGCCTGCCTGGCTTCACGCTTTCCGTACGGAGAAAGGATAACCGGGGAAAAATTGGACAGGGTTGGAAGGGCAGAAGAGATTTTAAGAGGACTCGGGTTTTCCCAGTACAGGGTAAGGAACCACGCGGACCTTGCCAGGATAGAGGTATTGCCGGAAGAGATAGAAAGGTTCTTTGAAAGAAGCTTGAGGGAAAAGGTGGTAGCAGAATTCAAAAAGCTGGGCTTTGTCTATGTTTCGCTGGACCTTACCGGATACAGGACCGGCAGCATGAACGAAGGGCTTAAAGAGGAGGAGAAAGCGCTTTGGAAAAGCTAA